The genomic interval ACGTGTCCCCTCCCGGCCGCGCGCCCTCGGGATTGTCacccctgctcccaccacccGCCCCCAGGGGCTGAGACTCCACAAGGAAGAGAAGAAcagaatttatatatattaaaaaaagaaatcacttaGTGATTTAAAAGCAGCGCAGAGTGCTCCCGAGCGACACCTCCCGCGAGAAAAGTCACTTGTTTAAgggtttggttgtgtttttcgGTTTCGTTTCGATTTCTCCCCCgtttccctctctcctccttccccccccccccccccccttcctggagaaatattgtaaatatatatttttttgttggcGATTTAGAGTCCATCTCTGATGtttgtgctttaaaattaaatgtaagcATTAAGggtaaaaagcaaaaccacgTCTTGCGCTGTCTCCGTGGGGGCGGTTTGGGTTGGGGGTCGCAGGGGGGGGAGCTCCGTGGCTTCTTCTCATTTAAGTTCGTTTTGGTTGTtcttttggtttgatttttttattcctaagCGTTCTGCAATGCTGGTTTTTGTTTAGAGAGGATTTGCTCAGAATATATCGTGAGTAGCGCAGGGACGGGAGAGCTGGGGGGGGACGCACCGGCCGCCgaagagaaatgttttgtttctcgggggtggatttttttggaataaaaaacacaaaaaaaatttaaagaaaacaaaaagcaaacgtTTGCGTCTGGGCTCTGCCCGCTGTTTGTCTgcgagggacagagggacaaggCCCCTGGGGATGtcccatgtgtgtgtgtgtgtgtcccccccagcacCAGAGGGGAAGCCTGGGGCATGGTTAtgtggtggcagcagctgtccccaagtccccattgtcTCCTGGGGGGGGGTGGCCgctgtccccaagtccccattgtTTCCTGGGGGGGGTGGCAgctgtccccaagtccccatcCCCCTCTGGCCCAAGGCCGCCCCTTCAGCAGGACCGAAGTGACATTCAGTGTCCCCTGGTCCCCTCCATGGGGACGTCCcggtcccagcagcagcagcaaaacaagcCCCAGAACGGGACATTTGCATGTGGGGGGTGACATCTGCGGGTGACAGCGTCCTCCACGGGTGGTCACCCGGGGGTGACATCCTGCTCCGTCGCATCCTGTCGCACGCACGCCGTCACACCTGCTGTCACGTGTCACGTGTGACACGGAGAGTGACACACGTGGTGCCACGTTCAGCgtcacacacaaacacacctgGGGTCACACGCACCCAGAGCCACACGCACACCGTGTCACACACATGATGTCACGGAcacactggcacacacacacactgtcacacGCGCGCCTGCCGCTGTCACGGCCCCGCTCACGTGGGCGGGGCGCCGCGAAGGACCGCCCCCTCtagccccgccccgccgcctgTCCAGACCTGCCTGTCACTCACGCGCGCACGGGCACGCGCACGGGCACGCGCTCCCCCGCCATGCCCCCCAGCCGCTGAGCGCGCGCCGCCGCctgcgccccccccccccaccccgcggcggggccggggccagGGCCAGGGCCGAGCCGGCTCCATCCCGGGGTCCGCCCCCGGTTCCGGTTCCGGGTCCCGGTTCCGGTTCCGGGTCCGTCCCGGGTCCGGTCCGGCGCTGGGCGGtggggccggcggggccggcggcgcgGGGCAAGATGGCGGACCTGGAGGCGGTGCTGGCGGACGTGAGCTACCTGATGGCCATGGAGAAGAGCCgcgccgcgcccgccgcccgcgCCAGCAAGAGGATCCTGCTGCCCGAGCCCAGGTGAGGCCCGCCGACCGGTGTCCGGCTGTCCGCCCGGGTGTCCGCCCGGCTGTCCGCCCGGCTGTCCGCCCGGCTGTCCGCCCGGCTGTCCGCCCGGGTGtccgcccgccccggccccgcttcCCCTGTCCCGGGCAGCGCGGGCTCTGCCCccggccggcccggccccgctcccgctgCTCCCCGCGGCCTCCCGGGAACCCGGCCCGGAGCGAGCAGCGCACGGGccgtgaacacacacacacacacacaccgtgcacacacacaccgtgcacacacacacacacgcaccgtGCACACACGCaccgtgcacacacacaccgtgcacacacacacacgcaccgtGCACACACAccgtgcacacacactgtgcacacacacataccgTGCACACGCACATACCGTGCACACGCACATaccgtgcacacacacaccgtgcacacgcacacaccgtgcacacacactgtgcacacgcacacactgtgcacacacacaccgtGCACACGCACaccgtgcacacacacacacgcaccgtgcacacacacactgtgcacacacacactgtgcacacacacactgtgcacacacacacacaccgtgcacacacacacacaccgtgcacacacacaccgtgcacacacacaccgtgcacacacacacaccgtgCACACaccgtgcacacacacaccgtgcacacacacacacgcaccgtGCACACACAccgtgcacacacactgtgcacacacacataccgTGCACACGCACATACCGTGCACACGCACATaccgtgcacacacacaccgtgcacacgcacacaccgtgcacacacactgtgcacacgcacacactgtgcacacacacaccgtGCACACGCACaccgtgcacacacacacacgcaccgtgcacacacacactgtgcacacacacactgtgcacacacacactgtgcacacacacacacaccgtgcacacacacacacaccgtgcacacacacaccgtgcacacacacaccgtgcacacacacacaccgtgcacacacacaccgtgcacacacacaccgtGCACACGCACaccgtgcacacacacacacgcaccgtgcacacacacgcaccgtgcacacacacacacaccgtgAACACACATACCGTGCACACACTGTGCACACACGcctgtgcacacacacctgtgcacacacagcctTGTGCATACACACATCCCTGTGCACAGGTGTCTGTGCACACAAACACATCCCTGTGCACGCACAACCCTGTGCACAAGCACCCTTGTGCACACGTACACAGAGCCCTGCGCACACAGAGACACCCTGTGTGCACAAACACCCCTGTGCACATCCCTGTGCACGCGTGTACATGGGCTTGCACAGGCAGCCcgcctgcacacacacagacacacagacacacgccCTCCCCGGTACAGTCACACCGGCCGTGTGTGCCCCCCCGTGTGCACCGTCCGGGCACACACCTGCCCTGCCGGGCACACCCAgccctcctgcagccctgcgctgcgtgtgtgtgtgtgtgcacacgcgtgtgcagcCATGCAGAGTGCACACAACCCACGGCACAGCTTCCCTTTGCACACCCAGCCCCTGCTGGACCCACACAGCACGGGGACCGTGGCACAACACGGTGACAGTGGCACAGCACGGTGACAGTGGCACAACACACTGCCCTACTCCTCCCCTGGCagcaggaggggacccaggcgtgcGGCGTTGGTCCCCCCCTCACTGCCAGACCCCACTGCCCATCTGCACCAGGgaagctttttttggggggttccCTCCTCCCCAACCCCCCTTGGATCCCTAGCGCATGGGACACCCTGTGCCTGACCCTTCCCAGGTGTCACACCTGGCAGGGGACACATGAGATGGGAGGATGCACGTGCCACTGGGGCTTGGGGTGGCACGGGGACAGAGGAGGGACACagcgggggtgctggggagctcAGCCCCTCCGGTGTGTCCCCAGCATCCGCAGCGTCATGCAGAAGTACCTGGATGACCGGGGAGAGGTGACGTTCGACAAGATCTTCACGCAGAAGATCGgtgagctggggacatggggactgcgggggacacgggggcacTGCGTGCCTGGGCAAGTGTGGGGCGGCTGGATCGGTGACAGTGGCCGTGACCATTCCCCCCACCCCTGGGCAACACGAGAGGCTGGGGAGAGGTGCCCGGGGGCTGCGTGACACCCCCCTGCGCCACGTCCCCCACCCCACGTCCCCCACCCCGTCACTTCCCCCAGCGCCGGCATTAACCATCCGGGGCAGGAAGCGGCTCTCGCTTCCTCCTGCCGGCTCTGGCGGTTTCCGGGCACGTCCGCCCCACGGCAGCCCGCTCCCCGGTGCCCACCCGTGCCCCTGCCCCACCGCTCCCCACCGCActcctgccccacagcgccccataGCCCCCTCGTGTCCTTGCACCGCCCTGAAAAATTCCATCCGCTCCCCAGTGTGGCACTTCCCAAACCTGGcgtgggggggctgtggggacagacaGACCCAGGAGACGTCCCTGTGTCCCTTGTCCTGCGCTGTGGGGCACACGGTGCCGCTCTGGGCTGGCACCTCTCACGCCGCGGCTCTGTCCCTGCCAGGGTACCTGCTCTTCAGGGACTTCGCCTTTAACCAGGCAGAGGAGGCCAAACCCCTCATGGAGTTTTACGAGGAGGTGAGATGGGGGGGCACCCATCTGGACTGACCCCCATCATCATGAGGAGGGTTAGGGGTGGGATTTGGGACCTGCAGGGCCCACAGATGTGGTATGTGCAGGGTACCCAAGGGAGACGGTGCCCGGAGGGCCGGGAGGTGATGCTCTGGGTGCCCAGGGGGTGTGATAACCATTAAGTGGTACCCAGAGGGGCTGGTGTTGTGGTTCCTGGCGTACCGGGTTCTGGGGGGCTGCCCgctgtggggagggggctgtgcccACCCGAGCTGTGCCCTCGCCAGATCAAGAAGTATGAGAAGCTGGACTCGGAGGAGGAGCGAGCCGTCCGGAGCCGCCACATCTTCGACCATTACATCATGAAGGAGCTGCTGGCCTGCTCCCACGTGAGTGCCCTGCCGTGCCACAGCGTCTGGGAGGGAtgtcctcagtgtccccaggggacCAGGTGCCCAGTGTCTTCGGAGAGAGCTCCAAAATCACCATTAACTCTTTTCTGGGAGCTACAGCCCTGTGGGTGGGGGTTCCCCCGTTAGTTCCCCAACTTGTGCAGCCCTGCCTAGCCCCTGGGCCGCTGTCCCTTCTGCCCAGGGTGACACGGTCCCAtcttgccccacagcccttctcCAAGAGTGCCACGGAGCACGTCCAGAGCCGCCTCAGCAAGAAGCAGGTGCCCCCAGACCTCTTCCAGGTGGGCGTCACCGGGGACAGAGAGGGGGTTCCTGCCACCTCTGGTACTCAGGGGGTTAATCCTTATGGGGGGCTGGCGAAAGGGCGGTTGGGGCTGGTGGTGACAGGGTCCCTTAGAGGGGTTGAGGGGTCCCAGCCAGTATGGGGACCCCCAAGAGATGGTGAGGGGGTCCCCAGCAGGTTGGGAGTGAGGGGGATTgttgggtgtccccaggggctggTAGTCAGGAGACTGGGGGCTCCTCAGAGGGTGGGGATTGGGACCCTGGATGTAGAGTTGACGCAGGGTGACAGTGGGGTCCCCAGGCACGGTGACACCAGGGACTCCAGTGACCCTGTGTGGCAGAAGCATCCCCAGTGGCTGGGTGGCAGTGGGGATATCCCAGAGGTGGAGGAGACCTCTCGTAATGAAGGGACCTGAGGGGCATGGGTgacaggggtggcactggggacccaGCGCtgagccctgtgtccccccagccctaCATTGAGGAGATCTGCCAGAACCTGCGTGGGGGCATCTTCCAGAAGTTCATCGAGAGGTGAGATGGGGGACAGACCAGGGAGTCCCATCCCACTGGGGACCAGGCTCTTCCAGCCCAGAGAGGGGCCAGGGGTCCCTTCTAAGGAGCTCCAGGGGTGTCTGTCCCCAGACCAACAACTCACAGAGGTCTCTTCTCACCCCCAGGTCTGACCTGGGGTCTCTCTTTTCCCAGATGGGGGTTCCGGGGggtgctgcctgtccccagaAAAGTCCAAAGGGTCCTTCTCCCCAGAGATGGGTCTTGAGGGGGGTCTCTCCAGCGCCTCCACTCTTGCTCTCTCTGTGCTTCGTTGCAGTGACAAGTTCACACGGTTCTGCCAGTGGAAGAACGTGGAGCTGAACATCCATGTGAGCGGGGACCCCTGCGCCTCGGGGCACTTCCAGGGAGGGGAATGGGGTGCAGTGAcacagctgctgccctggggctcACCGGGGCACCCTCACACACGCCCAGGGCTTCCCCACGCTCACGGGGACGTGCCTCTGTGTTCCTCacgtggggaaactgaggcagagcgTGTGAACCCCCAGCACCGTGGGCACACACAGCTCTTGGTGCAGGGCAGGTGCTGCAGGACACAGGTGTCCAGGCTCACCCCCCCGCCTCCTTCTCGCCCCCTCCAGCTCACCATGAACGACTTCAGCGTTCACCGAATCATTGGCCGTGGTGGTTTCGGCGAGGTCTACGGCTGCCGGAAAGCAGATACAGGCAAAATGTAACGGGGGATGCTCCGTCATGGGGGGTGGCAGAGGGATCCTGCAACGGGGGGGTTCTGGGGCTGTGGTGGTGGTCCCGAGGGCATCTGCAGTGGCGTTGCTGTGACGACAGATGTTTAGGGGCTTGCGGAAGTATTGCCATGGCTACGGGTCTCTGGGGGATGCAGGGACGTCACGGCCGTGGGTGGTAGCTGGATGCGGTGGTGTGGCCGTGAGAGCTGGCGCTGGAGGGACGCGATGGCGCGGCTGCAGCTGGTGGGGACGTGGCAGCGTGGTGGTGGCACCGGGGCAGGACCCTGCAGGGACTCTTTGCCCCCAGGTATGCCATGAAGTGTTTGGACAAGAAACGCATCAAGATGAAGCAGGGCGAGACCCTGGCCCTCAACGAGCGCATCATGCTGTCCCTCGTCAGCACCGgggtgaggggacacagggctggcaCCCCGGTGACAGGACGTGGCACGGGTGAGGGAGGGTGTCCCCGGGGCGCTGCGTGACCCCATCTCTCCTGCCAGGACTGCCCATTCATCGTCTGCATGTCGTACGCCTTCCACACGCCCGACAAGCTCAGCTTCATCCTCGACCTCATGAACGGTGAGAAGCCCCAGTCCCAAGGGACCCTCTGGCTGATGCTCGGTCCCAGGGGAGAATCCCAGTGCCAGGGTGACAACTGGTCCTTGTCATCACAGGGGGAGACCTACATTATCACCTGTCCCAGCACGGCGTCTTCTCGGAAGCAGAGATGAGATTTTACGCAGCTGAGATCATCCTGGGCCTGGAGCACATGCACAGCCGCTTTGTGGTGTACCGCGACCTCAAGGTGACAAGTCCCCACACGCACCCCCGGACCCTCTAGaaaccccccaggaccctgTGGGCACCCACAAGTGTCGTAGACTCTGAAGGAATCCTCTGGGCACTCCCCGCACCCAGAGGGCACCCCTGAGCCTGCAGGAACTGTCCCCAAAACTCCATGGGCACCCTTGGGACCCACGGGCATCCTGAGACCCAAATGGGCTCTCGCAGCCTCCACCGATGCTTCCCAGTCCTGTGgacacccccaaatcccacaGAACACCCCAGCCTGCCCCATGTGGGCACCCCCAGCCTCATTGTCCCCCCGTGCCCGCTTGGTCTCGGGGTGACACGCTGTCTCGGCAGCCAGCAAACATCCTCCTGGATGAGTTTGGGCACGTCCGCATCTCAGACCTGGGCTTGGCCTGCGACTTCTCCAAGAAGAAGCCCCACGCCAGCGTGTGAGTGTGCCCGTGCCCCCCCCGCCGTGTCCCCCCGCCCGGCACAGCCCCTCACCCTGCTCTGTGCCCCCTGCAGCGGCACCCACGGGTACATGGCTCCGGAGGTGCTGCAGAAAGGGGTGGCCTATGACAGCAGCGCCGACTGGTTCTCGCTGGGCTGCATGCTCTTCAAACTGCTGCGGGGGTGAGTGTGCGGGCGTGGGGGGGACAGGCGGACACGGGTGGGCACCGCTGAGCCCCCCGTCCCCTCGTGGCCACAGGCACAGCCCCTTTCGGCAGCACAAGACGAAGGACAAGCACGAGATCGACCGCATGACGCTCACCATGGTGAGTTGGGGGCTTTGCCCCGTGTGCCGGGGGGGCTGAGGCGGGCGTGGGTAGGGGGTGAGCACCCCTGGGCTGCTGTGCTCCCTCAGAATGTGCTGGCAGAGACCTGGGGGGCACACAGGGTGTGagactggggacactggggacacgggCACGTTGCGTATGTGTGTGCGTGCGTGTGCTCTGGTGCGCAGGCACGTGTGAGTGCAGGTCTGTGTGTGTCAGCCTGTGTCCTGCATGTGTCCGTGCACGGGTGTGTGTGTCCTCTCCCTTTGCACCCTGTGCCCTCCCCTGAGGCTCAGACCGTGGTTTCTTTTCGTGTGGGTTTGGACACTCCTGCGGGAGCTTCAGTGCCCGCTGGCACTCGGCCGAGCTTTTTGCCCACTGTGAGGAGGGAGGACGGGGAGGCTGGTCCCTGAGCTgtggctcctgctgccccagatCCAGCCCCCTCTCTGGCTGTAAGATACAGTTAGATAGAATGGATATTTGCATCCAGCTAACAGTAAATACGCATCCAGCTTTAAGTAAAATAACTAGTTAAAAAGAACAGAGACTAGAGTGTCATTGGACACGAGAAAAACCCAGCTTATGGAAGAAGTTCCGTTTACTCTTCTTCCTCTGAAGGTGTGAACTCAAAAGTGAGACAGGAGGTGGGAACTTCACAGAGACAGCGTGTGGCCCAAGAAAGACGTTCTtttagaatcgtagaatcattttagttggaaaagacctttaaggtcattgATTCCAGCTGTCAACCATGTGTGTGTATCGGTCTCCCCGCTCACAGGTGTCCTGTGGTGCTCGTGCGCTCGCGGTGTGACCGGCTGTGTCTCTCCCGCAGGCCGTCGAGCTGCCTGACTCCTTCTCCCCCGAGCTGCGCTCCCTGCTCGAGGGGCTGCTGCAGCGGGACGTCAACCGCCGGCTGGGCTGCATGGGCC from Columba livia isolate bColLiv1 breed racing homer chromosome 5, bColLiv1.pat.W.v2, whole genome shotgun sequence carries:
- the GRK2 gene encoding beta-adrenergic receptor kinase 1 isoform X1; the protein is MADLEAVLADVSYLMAMEKSRAAPAARASKRILLPEPSIRSVMQKYLDDRGEVTFDKIFTQKIGYLLFRDFAFNQAEEAKPLMEFYEEIKKYEKLDSEEERAVRSRHIFDHYIMKELLACSHPFSKSATEHVQSRLSKKQVPPDLFQPYIEEICQNLRGGIFQKFIESDKFTRFCQWKNVELNIHLTMNDFSVHRIIGRGGFGEVYGCRKADTGKMYAMKCLDKKRIKMKQGETLALNERIMLSLVSTGDCPFIVCMSYAFHTPDKLSFILDLMNGGDLHYHLSQHGVFSEAEMRFYAAEIILGLEHMHSRFVVYRDLKPANILLDEFGHVRISDLGLACDFSKKKPHASVGTHGYMAPEVLQKGVAYDSSADWFSLGCMLFKLLRGHSPFRQHKTKDKHEIDRMTLTMAVELPDSFSPELRSLLEGLLQRDVNRRLGCMGRGAQEVKEEPFFKGLDWQMVFLQKYPPPLIPPRGEVNAADAFDIGSFDEEDTKGIKLLESDQELYRNFPLTISERWQQEVTETVFEAVNADTDKLEARKKAKKQLGHEEEYAMGKDCIMHGYMSKLGNPFLTQWQRRYFYLFPNRLEWRGEGESPQSLLTMEEIDSVEETQVKERKCILLRIRGGKQFVLQCDSDPELVQWRKELRDAQRQAQQLLQRVPRMQNKPRSPVVELSKVPFIQRSPNGL
- the GRK2 gene encoding beta-adrenergic receptor kinase 1 isoform X2, yielding MADLEAVLADVSYLMAMEKSRAAPAARASKRILLPEPSIRSVMQKYLDDRGEVTFDKIFTQKIGYLLFRDFAFNQAEEAKPLMEFYEEIKKYEKLDSEEERAVRSRHIFDHYIMKELLACSHPFSKSATEHVQSRLSKKQVPPDLFQPYIEEICQNLRGGIFQKFIESDKFTRFCQWKNVELNIHLTMNDFSVHRIIGRGGFGEVYGCRKADTGKMYAMKCLDKKRIKMKQGETLALNERIMLSLVSTGDCPFIVCMSYAFHTPDKLSFILDLMNGGDLHYHLSQHGVFSEAEMRFYAAEIILGLEHMHSRFVVYRDLKPANILLDEFGHVRISDLGLACDFSKKKPHASVGTHGYMAPEVLQKGVAYDSSADWFSLGCMLFKLLRGHSPFRQHKTKDKHEIDRMTLTMAVELPDSFSPELRSLLEGLLQRDVNRRLGCMGRGAQEVKEEPFFKGLDWQMVFLQKYPPPLIPPRGEVNAADAFDIGSFDEEDTKGIKLLESDQELYRNFPLTISERWQQEVTETVFEAVNADTDKLEARKKAKKQLGHEEEYAMGKDCIMHGYMSKLGNPFLTQWQRRYFYLFPNRLEWRGEGESPSLLTMEEIDSVEETQVKERKCILLRIRGGKQFVLQCDSDPELVQWRKELRDAQRQAQQLLQRVPRMQNKPRSPVVELSKVPFIQRSPNGL